Proteins encoded within one genomic window of Oryza glaberrima chromosome 12, OglaRS2, whole genome shotgun sequence:
- the LOC127758147 gene encoding protein DEHYDRATION-INDUCED 19 homolog 4-like isoform X1: MDMDSWERLAADARLQGSCFDALIGMEEAEGSEGEEEEAAEVACPFCDEEFDGFGLCCHIEDEHQAENRAGVCPICYDAVGMDLVSHITSEHPSFFKGKWRNRRVSHGSHSSTRATLKKDAAYLQYRYGGSTRAASHNTDPDPLLSSFVGNFTDTDLPKDVQQEFRDETDEKSDSLVQKEQKPVESADEPLLPEVKEERTRRSQFVQGLVLSLMFDDIL; encoded by the exons atggacATGGACTCGTGGGAGCGCCTCGCCGCGGACGCCAGGCTGCAGGGTTCGTGCTTCG ATGCGTTGATTgggatggaggaggcggaggggagcgaaggcgaggaggaggaggcggcggaggtggcgtgCCCGTTCTGCGACGAGGAGTTCGACGGATTCGGGCTTTGCTGCCACATCGAGGACGAACACCAGGCGGAGAACAGGGCCGGG GTGTGTCCAATTTGCTACGATGCGGTTGGGATGGACTTGGTTAGTCACATCACTTCGGAACATCCCAGTTTCTTCAAG GGCAAATGGAGAAATCGGCGAGTTTCACATGGATCACATTCTTCAACGCGTGCCACATTAAAAAAGGACGCGGCATATCTGCAGTACCGTTATGGAGGATCCACACGTGCTGCTTCACACAACACAGATCCTGATCCTCTACTATCCTCTTTTGTTGGTAACTTCACCGACACAGATTTACCAAAAGATGTACAACAAGAGTTCCGAGATGAAACAGATGAGAAAAGTGATTCCTTAGTACAGAAGGAACAGAAACCGGTGGAAAG tGCTGATGAGCCTCTGCTCCCTGAGGTCAAGGAAGAGAGAACTCGGAGGAGCCAATTCGTGCAGGGGCTGGTATTGTCCCTGATGTTTGATGACATCTTGTGA
- the LOC127758147 gene encoding protein DEHYDRATION-INDUCED 19 homolog 4-like isoform X2 — protein MDMDSWERLAADARLQDALIGMEEAEGSEGEEEEAAEVACPFCDEEFDGFGLCCHIEDEHQAENRAGVCPICYDAVGMDLVSHITSEHPSFFKGKWRNRRVSHGSHSSTRATLKKDAAYLQYRYGGSTRAASHNTDPDPLLSSFVGNFTDTDLPKDVQQEFRDETDEKSDSLVQKEQKPVESADEPLLPEVKEERTRRSQFVQGLVLSLMFDDIL, from the exons atggacATGGACTCGTGGGAGCGCCTCGCCGCGGACGCCAGGCTGCAGG ATGCGTTGATTgggatggaggaggcggaggggagcgaaggcgaggaggaggaggcggcggaggtggcgtgCCCGTTCTGCGACGAGGAGTTCGACGGATTCGGGCTTTGCTGCCACATCGAGGACGAACACCAGGCGGAGAACAGGGCCGGG GTGTGTCCAATTTGCTACGATGCGGTTGGGATGGACTTGGTTAGTCACATCACTTCGGAACATCCCAGTTTCTTCAAG GGCAAATGGAGAAATCGGCGAGTTTCACATGGATCACATTCTTCAACGCGTGCCACATTAAAAAAGGACGCGGCATATCTGCAGTACCGTTATGGAGGATCCACACGTGCTGCTTCACACAACACAGATCCTGATCCTCTACTATCCTCTTTTGTTGGTAACTTCACCGACACAGATTTACCAAAAGATGTACAACAAGAGTTCCGAGATGAAACAGATGAGAAAAGTGATTCCTTAGTACAGAAGGAACAGAAACCGGTGGAAAG tGCTGATGAGCCTCTGCTCCCTGAGGTCAAGGAAGAGAGAACTCGGAGGAGCCAATTCGTGCAGGGGCTGGTATTGTCCCTGATGTTTGATGACATCTTGTGA